A window of Planktothrix sp. FACHB-1365 contains these coding sequences:
- the hemN gene encoding oxygen-independent coproporphyrinogen III oxidase, whose amino-acid sequence MVFSVANVAFDFDLIQKYDNAVPRYTSYPPATELKDGFTSLDWEFAITESNQRQSPLSLYFHIPFCQSACYFCGCNVIVTNSKDAAKSYIDYLSKEIDFTSQLIDTRRPVTQLHWGGGTPNYLSLEQVESLWRTINKQFTFADKAEISIEINPRYVDRNYIFFLKEMGFNRISFGIQDFNPEVQEAVNRVQPEVLLFNVMDWIKEAGFESVNVDLIYGLPYQTVDTFKETVQKTIALDPDRIAIFNFAYVPWMKPVQKNIPQAALPKPHEKLEIWQMSIQELTDKGYVFIGMDHFAKPNDELAIAQRNSTLKRNFQGYTTQPEAELYGFGLTSISMLEDTYAQNHKRLKEYYQAIDQGTLPVSKGFKLSRDDILRRDVIMQIMSNFYLDKSQIESKYHLDFDTYFAEELIEMRPLIADGLVQSNYDSIVVTNLGRLLVRNIAFLFDTHTPAQQQQRLSRAI is encoded by the coding sequence TAATGCGGTTCCTCGTTATACCAGCTATCCCCCAGCGACGGAATTAAAAGATGGATTTACTTCCTTAGATTGGGAATTTGCCATCACGGAATCCAATCAACGTCAATCGCCCTTATCGCTCTATTTTCATATTCCCTTCTGCCAAAGTGCCTGTTATTTCTGCGGCTGTAATGTGATTGTTACTAATAGTAAAGATGCAGCGAAAAGCTATATCGATTACTTGTCCAAAGAAATTGATTTTACCTCCCAATTGATTGATACTCGTCGCCCAGTTACACAACTACACTGGGGCGGAGGTACACCCAATTACTTATCCTTAGAACAGGTTGAGTCCTTATGGAGAACCATTAATAAACAGTTCACTTTTGCAGATAAAGCCGAAATCTCCATTGAAATTAATCCTCGATATGTGGATAGAAATTATATCTTTTTCTTGAAAGAAATGGGGTTTAATCGGATTAGTTTTGGGATTCAAGATTTTAATCCTGAAGTTCAAGAAGCCGTTAATCGAGTTCAACCCGAAGTTCTGCTCTTTAATGTCATGGATTGGATTAAAGAAGCCGGGTTTGAAAGTGTGAATGTAGACTTAATTTATGGTTTACCTTATCAAACAGTAGACACCTTCAAAGAAACGGTTCAAAAAACCATTGCTCTCGATCCAGATCGCATCGCAATTTTTAATTTTGCTTATGTTCCCTGGATGAAACCCGTACAGAAAAATATTCCCCAAGCAGCCTTACCTAAACCCCATGAAAAGTTAGAAATTTGGCAAATGTCCATCCAAGAATTAACCGATAAAGGCTATGTTTTTATTGGTATGGATCACTTTGCTAAACCCAATGATGAATTAGCGATCGCTCAACGAAATTCAACCTTAAAACGGAATTTTCAAGGCTATACAACTCAACCCGAAGCGGAACTCTATGGATTTGGGTTAACTTCTATTAGTATGTTAGAAGATACTTATGCTCAAAACCATAAGCGCTTAAAAGAGTATTATCAAGCCATTGATCAAGGAACTTTACCCGTTAGCAAAGGGTTTAAATTAAGCCGGGATGATATTCTGAGACGAGATGTAATTATGCAAATTATGTCTAATTTCTACTTGGATAAATCTCAAATTGAATCCAAATATCACCTCGATTTTGATACCTACTTTGCAGAAGAATTAATCGAGATGCGTCCCTTAATTGCGGATGGGTTAGTTCAATCCAATTATGATTCAATTGTGGTAACGAACTTAGGCAGACTCTTGGTCAGAAATATTGCCTTTTTATTTGATACCCATACTCCTGCCCAACAACAACAAAGATTATCCAGGGCGATTTAA